The segment GCTTCGATGTCGACTGGGCGCTGATCGGGAGAATCGGCATGAAAACCAGCGCGCGCAATCAGCTGTTCGGGAAGGTCGCGTCGGTCCGGCGCGGCGCCGTCAACGACGAAGTGGTGCTGACGTTGCCCGGCGGCCAGGCGATCGTCGCGGTAGTCACGCATGAAAGCACCGAGGCGCTCGGCCTGCAGGTGGGCGAGGACGCCTGTGCGCTCGTCAAGGCGTCGTGGGTCATGCTCGCGGCCGACGACGGCGCGCCGGCCGTCAGGGTGTCGGCGCGCAACCAGCTGCATGGGGCAGTCGAGACCGTGAAGGTCGGCGCGGTGAACAGCGAGGTGACGCTCGCGCTCGACGGCGGCGGGACGCTGACCGCGGTCGTGACGAACGACAGCGTCGACGCGCTGCAGCTCGCCGCCGGGCGGCGGGCGATCGCGCTGTTCAAGGCGTCGAGCGTGATTCTGGCGGTGACGGGCTGACGCCTGAGCGTCGCTATGCGACGCGCGTCGGCCACGCGGCGTGCGTGCTCGCCGTTTGCACGCGCCCGTCGCTCAATTGCACGACCTGGTCGCCGAACGCGGCGACGTCGTCCGGATCGTGCGTGATCAGCACCATCGGAATGTCGAGCCGCGCCTGCAGCTCGGCGAGCTCGTGGCGCATCCGCTGGCGCATCGCGCCGTCGAGCGCCGCGAACGGCTCGTCGAGCAGCAGGATGCGCGGCTGCGCGATCAGCGCGCGCGCGAGCGCGACGCGTTGCTTCTGGCCGCCCGACAGCTGCGCCGGATACTGGCTGGCGAGCGCTTCGAGATCGAACGCGCGTAGCCAGTACGCGACTTCCGGCGGCAGCGCCTTCGCGCGCGGATTGCGCAGCCCGGGCGTCAGCCCGAACGCGATGTTCTGGCGCACGTTCAGGTGCGGAAACAGCGCGTAGTCCTGGAACAGGTACGCGACACGGCGTGCACGGGTCGGGACGTCGATGCCGCGCGCGGCGTCGAACAGCGGCTCGCCGTCCAGCGCGATCGTGCCGGCGTCGGGCGCGAGCAGCCCGGCGATTGCCTGCAGCGTCAGGCTCTTGCCCGCGCCGGACGGCCCGAACAGCACGACGCGCTGCGACGTGGCCGCGAACGACACGTCGAGCGCGAAGCGGCGCTCGGCGGTTGCGTAAGTCTTGCGGATGTCGACGACGAGGCTCATGTCAGCCTCCGCCGGGCCGCCTGTGGCCGGCTGACCGCTCCCCCGGGGGGCCGCGGGCAAAGCGAGCGTGGGGGCCGTTTCATCTCAGCGTGCTCCGCTCAACGCGCGCGACGGCACGAGGCGGCCCGCCGCGAGCAGCACGACCACGCACGTGATCGACGTCACCAGCACGAGCAGGTTGGCGGTGCCGTCGTCGCCCGCCTGCACGGCCGCATAGACGGCGACCGACAGCGTCTGCGTGCGGCCGGGCAGGTTGCCCGCGATCATCAGCGTCGCGCCGAATTCGCCGAGCGCGCGCGCGAACGCGAGCAGCGCGCCCGCGAGGATGCCGCGCGCGGCGAGCGGCAGCGTCACGCGGAAGAACACCGCGGCCTCGCCGAGGCCGAGCGTGCGCGCGGCGCGCTCGAGCTGCGGATCGACGCCTTCGAACGCCGCGCGCGCCGACTTCAGGATCAGCGGGAACGCGACGACCATCGACGCGATCACCGCGCCCTGCCACGTGAACACGAGCTGGACGCCGACCGAATCGAGCCATGCGCCGAACACGCCGCGCCGTCCGAGCAGCACGAGCAGGTAATAGCCGAGCACCGTCGGCGGCAGCACGAGCGGCAGCGTCAGCAGCGAGTCGACCACGTCGCGCGCGGGCGAGCGCCAGCGCGCCAGCGCGAACGCGGCGGCGACGCCGAGCACGATGTCGAGCGCGGTCGCCCAGCCGGCCACCTTCAACGACAGCAGCAGCGGAATCCAGGCGTCATGCATGTTGCAGCTCGCTTCTTACTTGCCGGCGGCCGGTTTGAAGCCGAACGTCGCGAGCACCTTCTGGCCCTGCGGCGACGTGACGAAATCGACGAACGACTGCGCCTGCGCGGCGTGCCGGCTGTCCTTGACCACCGCGATCGGGTAGGTGATCGCGGTCTGGGTCGGCACCGTCAGCGCGACCTTCACGCGTCCGGGCATGATCGCCGCGTCGGTGCCGAACACGAAGCCGGCGTCGACCTCGCCGCGCGCGACGTAATCGAGGCTCTGGCGCACGTTGGCCGCCAGCACGCCCTTCGCGCTGATCGCGTCCCAGACGCCCGCCGCGCGCAGCGCGCCTTCGGTGTAGCGGCCGACCGGCACCGACGCCGGGTCGCCGTATGCGATGCGTTTCACGCCGGGCGCGGTCAGGTCGTGCAGCGATGCCGGCGCGGCGGTACGGCTGTCGGCCGGCACGATCAGCACGAGCGAGTTCGCCGCGAAATCGCGCCGCGTGCCGGGCGCGATCACCTTCTCGTCCGCCGCGCGGTCCATCGCCTTCTGGTCGGCGGACGCGAACACGTCGGCCGGCGCACCCTTGACGATCTGCTGCATCAGCACGTCCGACGCACCGAAGTTGAACAGCACCTTGGTGTCGGGATGCTGCTTCTCGTACGCGTCGCCGACGGCCTTGAACGCGTTCGTCAGGCTGGCGGCCGCCGACACGACCAGTTCGTCGGCGGCGCAGGCGGGTGCGTTGAACGCGATGCCGGCGGCGAGCGCGGCGAGCGGCAGCAGGCGAATCAGGGTGCGACGGAGCGGGCGGACGGATGAGCGCATGGCGAATCTGGTTCGGATGACGGAAACCGTAATCGTAATATAGGGCAGGTTATAACGCTCGACATAATGCACATGCGGCGGGCGGCATGGTCATGTTACGAAAGGGGGAAGCGGGCCCGGCGGCGGGCAGGCCGCCACCGGCTGCGGCGACGTGCCGCAGGTTACGCGTGCAGCGTGCCGCGCTGTGCGCTGGGCTGCGAGTCGGTGCGCTGCAGCGACGACGGCTGCGACGCGGGGCGGTAGTTCGGATTGGCCTTCCAGCGCGCACGCACGAACGGCCGCTCGTGACCGGACAGGTGCAGCGCGACCTGGGTCACCCAGCGATGCGACGGCACGGTGACGCCGTGCAGCGCGACGGTGACGAGCGCGAGGCTCACGATGACGGCCGGCACCGACCAGCGGTGCGGCTCGGCGCGCCACGAAGCGGCGATGAAGACCAGCGCGGCGAGCGCGCCGACGATGCAGCCCGTGACCGACTCGGACGGCGAATGCGCGGCGAGCGCAACGCGCGACACGCCGACCGCGACGCCCGCCGCCAGCCCGAGCGCGATGCCGAGCAGCCGCAGCGGCGTGCGTGCGCGAATCAGCGCAAGGAAGATCGCAACCGGATAGACCGACGTGGACAGCATCGCGTGGCCGCTGAAGCCGGTGAAGTCCCATGCGCGGATGCCGATGCCCCAGCCGAGGAACGCGATCTTCGTGAGGGCGACGACGCCGATCGCGCACGCGAGGACCGCGAGCCATCCGGCGGCGCGCTGCCACGAATAGCCGAGCGCGAGCCAGACGGCGATCGTGATGGCGAGCGGCAGCGTCAGGCCGGCGCCACCGAACGCGGTGATCGAGATCCACAGGTGAGACGGCAGGTCGAACATCGGGAAAGGAGAGCGGGCAGAGGCGGGACGAATGCTTAATTAACGCGCGAGCCGGGGAGAGCGACTACAACGGATACAAGCGGCGAAGCACCAGTATAGCGTCGTGCACACATGGAGCCCGATTTTTGCGCGAACGGGAACTATCCCTGCGCAGGATAAATCCCACAAACAGTGTTATTGTGCATTGCACAAACTCCGAACGATACGCTCTCTGTAGCGTCCCCAATTTCTGACTGCGAGCCCGATCGATGACTAAAAGTCTGACGAAGATGTGGCTGGGCGGCATGAAACGCATGCTGTCCCCGCCCGCCAAAGGCGCGGCACGTGGCGCGCAGCGTGTGGCGATCGACGTGATCGAAGCCGCCGCGTCGCCCGCCGCCGCCGATCTGCCGCCCGTGCGCGAGTCGCGCGTCCGACCACGAGCGGCCGCGTGGGCGGCCGGCGAGTGGACGCGCGGCGAACATCCGATGGCGCCCGCGATCGGGCGTCTCGTCCAGCAGCTCGCGTATGCGCTGTACGTGCCGCCCGGCCGCCGGCGCGGCGGCATGCCGCTCGTCGTGATGCTGCACGGCTGCACGCAGACCGCTGACGGATTCGCGCAAGGCACCCGGATGAACCTGCTGGCCGACCGGTACGGATTCGCGGTGCTGTATCCCGAACAATCGCTGCGCGCGCATTCGCACGGCTGCTGGCACTGGTACGAGGACACCGAGCGCGCGGGCCGCGGCGAGGCGCACGCGGTCGCGTCCCTCGTCGACGCGCTGGTCGACGCGCGCGGCTTTGACGCGTCGCGCGTCTATGTCGCCGGGTTGTCGGCCGGCGCGGGGCTCGCGTCGCTGCTCGCGCTGCATTTCCCGGACCGCTTCGCGGCGGTCGCGCTGCATTCCGGGCCGGCGTTCGGCGAAGCGAATTCCGGCATCACCGGGATGGACGTGATGCGGCGCGGCCTGCGCCAGAACCCGGTCGCGGCCGTGGACGCGCTGGTTGGCGCGGACGACGCGCATCCCGGCATGCCCGCGCTGATCGTGCACGGCGATGGCGATCACGTGGTGTCGCCGAAGAACGCCGATCAGCTTGCGATCCAGTTCCTGCGGCTGAACGGGCTGGCGGACAGCCGCGGCGCGGTGCCGGGCGGCGAGCGGGTCGACCTGAACGAGCACGGCGCGCAGGTCCGCGACTATCGCCGCGGCGGCGCCTCCGTCGTCCGCCTGTGTCACGTCAAGGGGCTCGACCACGCATGGGCGGGCGGCGACGAAGCCGTGCCGTTCCATACGGCGGTCGGCCCCGATGCGAGCGAGATGATCTGGTCCTTCTTCGACGCCCATCGCCGCACTGTGGCGGCAGAACGACGCACTGTCTGATCGACGCTGGTCAACACCTAGGGTTTTCCCTATAATTCGGGAAAACCCTAGTCAAAGACCTTTAGATTTGCGAGATCGATCATGTTCATGCTGAGCCGTCTGTTCCTGATGCTGACCAAGAATGCCGAGCAGGCCGCCAAGGAGCGCGCCGATGCTTACCTCGCCGGCGCTTCCGACCTGTACGACCTCGAGTTCCGCATGCGCAAGCTCGATCGCGAAGGCGTGTCGGGCCGTCCGTCCTGGATGACCATCCGCTGAGTATCGTCAGGCGGGGCGTAGCCGGCCATCCGATCCGGCATTGCGCAAAAAAGGGCGCGTGCGGCTTGCATGCCGCACGCGCCCTTTTTGCATTCGGCGGCGCGGGGCGTCAGACGACCGTCAGGCGCACCGGCACGTTGTTGCGCGTCGCGTTCGAGTAAGGGCACACCTGGTGCGCCTTGTCGACGAGCGCCTGCGCGGCGGCCTTGTCGAGGCCCGGCAGCGACACGCGCAGTTCGACGTCGAGCGCGAACCCGCCCGCATCATTCGGGCCGATGCCGACTTCGGCCGTGACCTGTGTGTCGGCCGGGATCGCCTGCTTGCTCTGGCCGGCGACGAATTTCATCGCGCTCAGGAAGCACGCCGAGTAACCTGCTGCGAACAGCTGCTCGGGATTCGTGCCTTCGGCGCCGGTGCCGCCCAGCTCGCGCGGCGCGGCCAGTTTCACTTCCAGCTTGTTGTCTGCGGATACTGCGCGGCCGTCGCGGCCACCCGTGCTCGTTGCGCTCGTCTTGTACAGAATGTTCATGGTGCAGCTCCTGTCGGGATAGAGGGAAGCGGTCCGGTCAGTCATGTTGGCACCGGCCACGGATGAAATATAGAACACAAATGATTTGTGTGCAAATCAAATTTCAAAAAAATTGCCCGGCAGGGCCGGGCTCGCGGCGTCAGCGGTCGGCGGAGGCAGCCAGCGCGTCGCGCAGCTGCTTCAGATCCGTGCGCAGCCGGATCAGGAATTCCGGCGTCTGCTGCATCGCACAAAACAGATCGGCGGGCACCGAGCGCGCCTTGTCCTTGAGCGCACGGCCGTCCGTCGTCAGGCGCACGTTCACGACGCGCTCGTCGGCCGCGCTGCGCACGCGTTCGACATAGCCCAGCGCTTCCAGCCGCTTGAGCAGCGGCGTGACCGTGGCCGGATCGAGATCGAGCCGGGCGGCGACGTCCTTGACCGCGATGTCGTCACGCTCCCACAGCACGAGCATCGCGAGATATTGGGGATAGGTCAGCGACAGCTTGTCGAGCAGCGACTTGTACGCTTTCGTCATCGCGTGCGAAGTCGAGTAGAGCGCGAAGCACAATTGCTCGTCGAGCGTCTGCGGCAGGGTGGGCGGGCGGTCCATGATACGGCGTGCGGTGTTGGCGCAAAAGATTTGTATGCAAATGATTTTGCGCGCAAATGATTCGCTTGAACAGGGGCGCGAGGGCGGGGGCGATTGTCCGTCCCCGAACCTGGGGAGGGACGGCCGGCGGGTGGGCCGGCCGAAGGGAGGGGGCGAGGATCAGCGGCCCGACGACGGCGTGGCCGGCGCGTTTGGCTCCTGCACGCCGAAGCAGCCGCGATAGGTCGCGTAGAACGAGCAGTAGACCATCGCGCCGATGATGGCCATCAACACCGGCATCGTGAGCTTGAGCGTATCGATGCCGGCGCCGACCGCCTGCAATACCAGCGACAGGAAGAGCGACGTGCCGAGCATGACGCCGAACCACACCAGGCCGTAGACGACGAACGCGCCCCGGTTGCGCCAGCAGCTGACGATGCTGAAGAACATCGCCTTCACGGGCGGGATGTCATGCCAGGCGGTGAGCACGGGCGCGAACCAGAACAGCATCGAGACGGGCACGTAGATCAGCGACGCGACGAGCAGCGGGACGACCGTGCCCGGCGCCGCGAGCGCGTCCGGGGTCGCGCCGGTGTCGCTCGCCGTGCTGACCATGGCGCGCAACATCGCGCCGCTGTCCACCATCGACGCTGCCGCGACCACGAGCACCATCGCCGCGACATAGATCGCGCCGAGCACGAGCAGCCGTTGGGTCGCGACGGCGCCGTACGAATGGAAGCCGTCGACGAGAATCGTCGGCAGCACATGCTTGCCGGCCACGGTGTCGCGGCACGCGGCCATGAAGCCGACCGCCATGCCGGGAATGAGCAGCGGCGGCAGCACCGCGCCGATCACGGGCACGCTCGATACGAGCGCAATGGCCAGCATGTACGTCACGAACAGCGTGATGAACGCGAGCGGGTTCCGGCGGAACAGCCAGATGCCTTGACGGAACCAGACGTAGCCGGTCTTCGCGGGGACTTCGATCAGTTGCATGCGGGTTGGGTCTCGGGAAGCGCGGGGATATGCGCGATACGCTCGCGCAGGATGCGTTCGAAATGGCCGGGATCGTGCGGCTTCAGCATCTCGGCCGCACGGGGCAGGTGGAAGTCGTACAGGCGCGATACCCAGAAGCGGTACGCGCCGGCGCGCAGCATGTCGCCCCAGTGGCGGCGCTCCTCGGCCGTGAACGGCCGCACGGTCTGGTACGCGCGCAGCAGCGCGTCCGCGCGCGCGTGGTCGAGCACGCCCGTTGCGAGGTCGACGCACCAGTCGTTGACGGTCACCGCGACGTCGAACAGCCACTTGTCGCAGCCGGCGAAATAGAAGTCGAAGAAGCCGCCGAGCCGCACGTTGTGGCCCGTGTCCGGCGCCGCATGCGCGAACAGCGCGTTGTCGCGGAACAGGTCGCAGTGGCACGGCCCGCTCGGCAGCGCCGCATAGTCGGCGGAGGCGAAGAAGCGCGCCTGATGCGCGAGTTCGCCTTCCAGCAGCGCGAGCTGCCCGGCGGTCACGAACGGCGCGATCGCCGGCACGTTCTCCTGCCACCACGGCAGGCTGCGCAGGTTGGGTTGCGTGCGCGGATAGTCGCGGCCCGCGAGGTGCAGCCGCGCGAGCATCTGCCCGACCTCGATGCAGTGCTCGACGCCCGGCGCCAGTTCGGCCGCGCCGTCGAGCTTCGTGACGATCGCGGCCGGCTTGCCGTGCAGCTCGCCGAACAGCGTGCCGTCGTTGCGCGGGACCGGGTCCGGCACCGGCACGCCGTGGCCGGCCAGGTGGCGCATCAGGTCGAGATAGAACGGCAGCTGTTCGGCCGTGAGCTTCTCGAAGATCGTGAGGACGTACTCGCCGCGGGTCGTCGTCAGGAAGAAGTTGCTGTTCTCGATGCCGGACGGAATGCCGCGGAACGCGACGACGTCGCCCAGCGCGTAGTGGCGCATCCAGTGCGCGAGATCGGAGTCGGAAACAGCGGTGAAAACAGCCATGCGAGATACGTCGAGTCAGGTTGGGCGGGCACGCGTGCCGCGTGCGTCGCGAAAAGGGAAGCGAGGGAGAGCCCGTGCGCCGCTGCCGGGGCCGGCGCGGCGCGGGCGGAGCGTCAGTAGTGCAGGTTGATCGACGGCAGGCGCGTGATCGGAATGCTCGCGTCGTGCGGCTTCGGCGACGTGTCCGGCGATGCGCTCATCTGGTAGCGGGTGCCGAAGTTCGACTTCACGTCGA is part of the Burkholderia ubonensis subsp. mesacidophila genome and harbors:
- a CDS encoding BPSS1780 family membrane protein, encoding MQLIEVPAKTGYVWFRQGIWLFRRNPLAFITLFVTYMLAIALVSSVPVIGAVLPPLLIPGMAVGFMAACRDTVAGKHVLPTILVDGFHSYGAVATQRLLVLGAIYVAAMVLVVAAASMVDSGAMLRAMVSTASDTGATPDALAAPGTVVPLLVASLIYVPVSMLFWFAPVLTAWHDIPPVKAMFFSIVSCWRNRGAFVVYGLVWFGVMLGTSLFLSLVLQAVGAGIDTLKLTMPVLMAIIGAMVYCSFYATYRGCFGVQEPNAPATPSSGR
- a CDS encoding TOBE domain-containing protein; the protein is MSADPQPPSRTEPLELGGELWLRAGAQTLGGSARIALLAAIGETGSITRAAKAVGISYKGAWEAIDTMNNLAGEPLVLRATGGKGGGGTTLTPRAAALIAAFRTIEREHRRFIDAASAAVSGFDVDWALIGRIGMKTSARNQLFGKVASVRRGAVNDEVVLTLPGGQAIVAVVTHESTEALGLQVGEDACALVKASWVMLAADDGAPAVRVSARNQLHGAVETVKVGAVNSEVTLALDGGGTLTAVVTNDSVDALQLAAGRRAIALFKASSVILAVTG
- a CDS encoding MarR family winged helix-turn-helix transcriptional regulator is translated as MDRPPTLPQTLDEQLCFALYSTSHAMTKAYKSLLDKLSLTYPQYLAMLVLWERDDIAVKDVAARLDLDPATVTPLLKRLEALGYVERVRSAADERVVNVRLTTDGRALKDKARSVPADLFCAMQQTPEFLIRLRTDLKQLRDALAASADR
- a CDS encoding extracellular catalytic domain type 1 short-chain-length polyhydroxyalkanoate depolymerase, which translates into the protein MTKSLTKMWLGGMKRMLSPPAKGAARGAQRVAIDVIEAAASPAAADLPPVRESRVRPRAAAWAAGEWTRGEHPMAPAIGRLVQQLAYALYVPPGRRRGGMPLVVMLHGCTQTADGFAQGTRMNLLADRYGFAVLYPEQSLRAHSHGCWHWYEDTERAGRGEAHAVASLVDALVDARGFDASRVYVAGLSAGAGLASLLALHFPDRFAAVALHSGPAFGEANSGITGMDVMRRGLRQNPVAAVDALVGADDAHPGMPALIVHGDGDHVVSPKNADQLAIQFLRLNGLADSRGAVPGGERVDLNEHGAQVRDYRRGGASVVRLCHVKGLDHAWAGGDEAVPFHTAVGPDASEMIWSFFDAHRRTVAAERRTV
- a CDS encoding phosphatase PAP2 family protein: MFDLPSHLWISITAFGGAGLTLPLAITIAVWLALGYSWQRAAGWLAVLACAIGVVALTKIAFLGWGIGIRAWDFTGFSGHAMLSTSVYPVAIFLALIRARTPLRLLGIALGLAAGVAVGVSRVALAAHSPSESVTGCIVGALAALVFIAASWRAEPHRWSVPAVIVSLALVTVALHGVTVPSHRWVTQVALHLSGHERPFVRARWKANPNYRPASQPSSLQRTDSQPSAQRGTLHA
- a CDS encoding sulfate/molybdate ABC transporter ATP-binding protein, which produces MSLVVDIRKTYATAERRFALDVSFAATSQRVVLFGPSGAGKSLTLQAIAGLLAPDAGTIALDGEPLFDAARGIDVPTRARRVAYLFQDYALFPHLNVRQNIAFGLTPGLRNPRAKALPPEVAYWLRAFDLEALASQYPAQLSGGQKQRVALARALIAQPRILLLDEPFAALDGAMRQRMRHELAELQARLDIPMVLITHDPDDVAAFGDQVVQLSDGRVQTASTHAAWPTRVA
- the modB gene encoding molybdate ABC transporter permease subunit — translated: MHDAWIPLLLSLKVAGWATALDIVLGVAAAFALARWRSPARDVVDSLLTLPLVLPPTVLGYYLLVLLGRRGVFGAWLDSVGVQLVFTWQGAVIASMVVAFPLILKSARAAFEGVDPQLERAARTLGLGEAAVFFRVTLPLAARGILAGALLAFARALGEFGATLMIAGNLPGRTQTLSVAVYAAVQAGDDGTANLLVLVTSITCVVVLLAAGRLVPSRALSGAR
- a CDS encoding homoserine kinase, which translates into the protein MAVFTAVSDSDLAHWMRHYALGDVVAFRGIPSGIENSNFFLTTTRGEYVLTIFEKLTAEQLPFYLDLMRHLAGHGVPVPDPVPRNDGTLFGELHGKPAAIVTKLDGAAELAPGVEHCIEVGQMLARLHLAGRDYPRTQPNLRSLPWWQENVPAIAPFVTAGQLALLEGELAHQARFFASADYAALPSGPCHCDLFRDNALFAHAAPDTGHNVRLGGFFDFYFAGCDKWLFDVAVTVNDWCVDLATGVLDHARADALLRAYQTVRPFTAEERRHWGDMLRAGAYRFWVSRLYDFHLPRAAEMLKPHDPGHFERILRERIAHIPALPETQPACN
- a CDS encoding DUF3563 family protein, which translates into the protein MFMLSRLFLMLTKNAEQAAKERADAYLAGASDLYDLEFRMRKLDREGVSGRPSWMTIR
- a CDS encoding organic hydroperoxide resistance protein produces the protein MNILYKTSATSTGGRDGRAVSADNKLEVKLAAPRELGGTGAEGTNPEQLFAAGYSACFLSAMKFVAGQSKQAIPADTQVTAEVGIGPNDAGGFALDVELRVSLPGLDKAAAQALVDKAHQVCPYSNATRNNVPVRLTVV
- the modA gene encoding molybdate ABC transporter substrate-binding protein, with the protein product MRSSVRPLRRTLIRLLPLAALAAGIAFNAPACAADELVVSAAASLTNAFKAVGDAYEKQHPDTKVLFNFGASDVLMQQIVKGAPADVFASADQKAMDRAADEKVIAPGTRRDFAANSLVLIVPADSRTAAPASLHDLTAPGVKRIAYGDPASVPVGRYTEGALRAAGVWDAISAKGVLAANVRQSLDYVARGEVDAGFVFGTDAAIMPGRVKVALTVPTQTAITYPIAVVKDSRHAAQAQSFVDFVTSPQGQKVLATFGFKPAAGK